In the Clostridium gelidum genome, ATAAATACATCTTTTTCAACTTCACTCAATTTGTGAGTAGCAAATCTAAATGTATCTGTTAATTCGGTATGTTTAATCGCATTAGCTTTCTCAAAGTCAAAAATTTGTTTCTTAATTTCTTCATGGATATTATCCATTTTAGTATCTAATTTCTTTATATCTGCTTTTATTTCTTCTTGACCTTCTTTAAGTTCCATCAATATTTCTAAAATCTTATCATCCATTAGTATCACCTCACATAATATTATCGAGTAAAAGTATTATATCACAAAAATATAAGTGATGTTATACTTATTTTAATACATACAAAAAATACACATACTACTCTGTATATGCACTTTATAATAGATATTAAATAATGCTCTAAACATATATAAATAGCCACCTTTTAATATTATACAGTTTTTGACATAACACCAATGACAAGTACTGCATCCTATTGATAAAAATATTGGTTTATCTTCTTCTTTGGCTTTTAGGAAAGCTTCATCACTCCATGCATACCAATTTATAGGGTTATGAGCATGCTGTAATAAGTAAGGATATTTCTCATTAATTAAGTTATTAGCTTTTACTGTAGAAAACATAACACCATCATAAACTTTGTCCTATTATTCAAACTCGGCTTATTATAAATCTCAACTCCACATCCTAGCATCAAAAATAACAAGTCAAAGATATAAATGCATCTTTAACTTGTTATTTTTTAAATTTATAATGTTAGAACCTACTATTTTAAATCAATAGTATTTAAATGAAATCATTCATAAATCCACTGATTTTCTTTAAGTTAATTTCACTATCTATGAGTGGTTTTCCATCTTTTAAGAAACTAATTTTATCATGAAAACTAGGTTTTTCTTCTTTGTATAAAATCCCTAGTGGAATTTTATCTCCCCATTCCATGGCTCTTTCCATAGCCTTTAATTTATTGGTATTATCATAACCTTCTTCAAGGTTGTATACTCTCTTTTTATACCATTGGAATGTATTTATTTTGTTAAAACTAATACATGGTTGCAAAATATCAACAATAGCATATCCCTTATATTTAATTGCTTCAATCATGATTTCTTTGAGTTGCTCCTTGTCACCACTGAAAGCTCTTGCAACAAACCCAGCACCAAGTGCTATAGATAGCAACATAGGATTCATAGGTGTATTATTTGATCCATTTGGCTGAACATCAGTTATATGGCCTATATCAGTTGTAGGAGATGCTTGCCCTTTTGTTAGTCCATATATTTGGTTATCATGAACAAAATGTGTTATATCAACATTCCGTCTAATATTATGAATAAAATGATTACCTCCTTCACCATAGGTATCTCCTTCACCAGAATTAACTATTACAGTTAATTCCTTATTAACTATTTTTGCTGCAGCTGCAGGTGGTAATGCTCTTCCATGAAGTCCACAAAATCCATTTGTATTTATATATTGTGGTGTTTTTGCCGCTTGTCCTATCCCTCCAACAATAAGTACTTGATGAGGTTTCTTTTCAAGAGTTATAAGTGCTGTTTTAAGTGCC is a window encoding:
- a CDS encoding thiamine pyrophosphate-dependent enzyme encodes the protein MNEETFCTSETAWCPGCGDHNILEALKTALITLEKKPHQVLIVGGIGQAAKTPQYINTNGFCGLHGRALPPAAAAKIVNKELTVIVNSGEGDTYGEGGNHFIHNIRRNVDITHFVHDNQIYGLTKGQASPTTDIGHITDVQPNGSNNTPMNPMLLSIALGAGFVARAFSGDKEQLKEIMIEAIKYKGYAIVDILQPCISFNKINTFQWYKKRVYNLEEGYDNTNKLKAMERAMEWGDKIPLGILYKEEKPSFHDKISFLKDGKPLIDSEINLKKISGFMNDFI